A genomic region of Candidatus Pseudomonas phytovorans contains the following coding sequences:
- a CDS encoding carboxymuconolactone decarboxylase family protein — protein sequence MSMMDWDAYRKQLMAGIGDLKQLSPDTVAGYMTASGAGAKTNHLDAKTRELISLAVAVTTRCDGCIAVHSQQAVKHGASREEIAEALGVAVAMNAGAALVYSARAMDAVGKANG from the coding sequence ATGAGCATGATGGACTGGGACGCCTACCGTAAGCAGTTGATGGCCGGCATCGGCGATCTCAAGCAACTCTCCCCCGACACCGTGGCCGGTTACATGACCGCCAGCGGTGCAGGAGCCAAGACTAACCACCTCGACGCCAAGACGCGTGAGTTGATCTCGCTCGCCGTGGCCGTGACCACCCGTTGCGACGGCTGCATCGCCGTGCATTCGCAGCAGGCGGTCAAGCACGGTGCCAGCCGCGAGGAAATTGCCGAAGCCCTCGGCGTGGCCGTGGCGATGAACGCTGGTGCTGCGCTGGTCTACTCGGCGCGGGCCATGGATGCGGTAGGCAAGGCCAACGGCTGA
- a CDS encoding GNAT family N-acetyltransferase encodes MIHIRHMTPEDFERFWPTFQGVVQARETYAFDPALNFEQARQLWLELPLHTLVAEEDGALLGSYYLKANAAGPGAHVGNCGYMVCEQARGRGVARLMCEHSQKLARQEGFLALQFNSVVASNEVAVALWHKLGFETVGRLPKAYRHARLGLVDCLVMYKWLADEPVVEKPPLLIGRKNIEARVSRRRGR; translated from the coding sequence ATGATCCATATCCGCCACATGACACCCGAAGACTTTGAACGCTTCTGGCCCACCTTCCAGGGCGTCGTCCAAGCCCGCGAAACCTATGCGTTCGACCCCGCCCTCAACTTCGAACAAGCGCGCCAGTTGTGGCTGGAGCTGCCATTGCACACGCTGGTAGCCGAAGAGGATGGCGCGTTGCTGGGTTCGTATTACCTCAAGGCCAATGCCGCCGGGCCTGGCGCGCACGTGGGCAATTGCGGCTACATGGTGTGCGAACAGGCACGTGGCCGAGGCGTGGCACGCCTGATGTGCGAGCACTCGCAGAAGCTGGCACGCCAGGAGGGTTTTCTGGCCCTGCAGTTCAACTCGGTGGTGGCCAGCAATGAAGTCGCGGTGGCACTGTGGCACAAGCTGGGCTTCGAGACGGTTGGCCGCTTGCCCAAGGCTTATCGCCATGCGCGCCTTGGGCTGGTGGACTGCCTGGTGATGTACAAGTGGCTGGCGGATGAGCCGGTGGTGGAGAAACCCCCGCTGCTGATTGGGCGCAAGAACATCGAGGCACGGGTGTCTCGGCGTCGCGGGCGCTGA